GTATTAAAAGGTGGCagaatattgtaatatttaaatgtaaaatcaaCATTTGCCTACCTGGCATGGTGTTATTGTAAATTCTTAATTCGTTTACACCTTTagcattaaatgtatttatttactgtgttttgttttgcttgTTTAGAGCAGGCCATCTATAACCGTCCTCGGCCAGTGGACCGCTCTCGACTGAAAGAGAGCAGAGACAGCCTGGAGGCCTATCAGCTGGCTCAGAGACTGCAATCCATGGTGACTATTAACCTGTGTTGTTCTAGTTTTGAAAATGTTCTAGTGTTTGTTTTCAGGTTCTGTTTGCTAGTTTTAAAAGTGCATAAACACTACAGAAAAACTCACAAAACTTTGTTatacaatttttattattagtttttgttTTCAGGATAGTTTTTGACTTTCAGCATTCAAGCACACAGGGGCTGACAGCAGTTGCTCTCATATACACTTCTGTCCCATTGTTACCACTCGCATAGCATGACATGCTAGACCGCCTACTGTATTTTCACCCAAAATTAGCAGATCCACATGATAGAGATAGCCAAAGCAGGAATGCTTGTAGTAGCTGGCTTTGTGAttccttttctctttttttgacTCATTGGTGTACAAAATCTGTCTCTTAGCGTACAAGAAAGCGGCGAGTTCGGGATGCTTGGGGAAACTGGCGTGATGCCAGAGATTTGGAAGGCCAGACTTATGAGGTAGTACATCTACACACATTGACACTCACTGTGatctacattacattttcaaaagTTTGTAGACACTTTTAGACTAGTGGAATTTATACCTTTGCATACATTGTAAACAGGTGCCTGAAATAAACCATTGCCTGTCCAAACGTTGTAATGGAATGCGCAAAGACCTTTAATGTGGCAATTTTATTTGATTCTACCTATCTGACATTTCAGTTCATTAAGTCTCTTCCCTGGTATAGCAGCCCTGGTCATCTAAAGTACTGTTACTGAGAAATACAAATGTCTAGAAGTGACAACACATTTTCATAACATTTTGTGATCAGcattgacagccctagttaaatTCAGCACAATGTcatgtttatttgtaaaaatgtttattaaatttacAGTCCTGTCCATTTTTTCTGCATCACAGATTATACAGGGTTCTACACTCCTTCAACATGAGCAAAAGCAAATCCTTAAAATCTAGTGGACAAGTTAGCAGCAATGGAAAAGGGACCAAAGGCTGTTTTGGAAGGATATTTTCATGTCATATACTGCATGAAtctacttttgaccatacagtgtataaaTCAGCCCATATTAAAAACCATGTGAAAATAGGAAATAAGAGTCCAACAGATTTAAAAATCCTGTTAATTTATTTTTGGACAGTGTGTTATAGGACTCCCcgtgttctcccagtgtccgcgtgggtttactccgggtgcttcggtttcctcccacagtccaaagacatgcaagtgaggtgaattggagacactaaactgtccatgactgtattcaatataaccttgtgaactgatgaaccttgtgtactgatgaaccttgtgtaaggagtaactaccgtttctgtcatgagtgtaaaacatgatgttaaaatcctaaaaaaacaaaatgacaATACAGAGTGTAAGTTGTGGGCTCTTATAGAATTAGTAGGACACAGCCAATTCAGTCTTATTTATGCAGTCAGggttaattaaagcaaacaggatgcacctgaacACAACTTGTagtgccacagcaaagggtcCGAATACTTTTTACCTCAATTAACCGTGTGTCTCTCCCCACTGATCAGCATTTAAGTGCAGAAGAGCTTGCCATCAGGAGGGAGGAAATGAGGAAGAGGCAACCAAAAGCCAGTAAAATCCCTAAACAACGAGGGTGAGTTAAGTGGCATGACtgatttacacagacacacttaatCTAGCAGTAGATGCAGTACAGATTGCAGTAGGCGATACAAGTACCAGCTAAATAAGCTTGTTTTCTCCTGCATTGCAGATCTTTTGATCCTTTCCAACTTGTTCCGTGCAAGGATTTCGGAGAAGAGAGACAGGTAGAGGTGTTGTAACTGCACTTTTGTTAAAGGCAATTGATGTAACAATTGATCACATGCATTTTCTTTATGTTTAGGAACCATTCAGTGTGATTGTGTATGCTGAAGCCCTGCTTGTCATGGACATGGTATGTTTACATGTTGGTGTTAgttctgttttgtgtgtttcAAGTTTGCCATGTGATAAGTAATTAAAGAGTTAAAGTCTGTACAGCACTACCTTTAGACAAAACAGTCATTAGAACAGAGTTCACATTTTGAGAAACATTGGTAAATCAAATACAGTAGACACACTAACAGATCTAGAAATGAGAGAAATTAGAGCAGAAATTAGACAGTATGAGAATAAAATCAAAAACTGTCGTTTCCGTACAGGGTacttacaccgattaggcataacattatgaccatcttcctaatattgtgttgatcccccttttgctgccaaaacagccctgacctgtcgagatATGGaccccactagacccctgaaggtgtgctgtggtatcttgcaccaagatgttagcagcagatcctttaactcctgtaagttgtgaggtggggccttcatTTATCTGACTTGTCTGTcaagcacatcccacagatgctctattggattgagatctagggatttggaggccaagtcaacacctcaaaccattcctgaaccatttttgctttgtggcagggtgcattatcctgctgaaagaggatgcactgtgtattctgacacctgtcTATCAAATCCAGCATTAACCTTTTCAGcaaactgagctacagtagctcatctgttggatcggaccacacaggtcagccttcgctccccatcaGTGAGCCTTGTCCGTctatgaccctgttgccggtttactaCTGTTCTTTCTTTGgagcacttttaatagatactgaccactgcagatagggaacaccccacaagagctgcagttttggagatgctctgacccagtcgtctagccatcacaatttcccttgtcaaactcgctcaaatccttacgcttgatcATTTCCCCTGCTTCtagcacatcaactttgaggataaaatgttcacttgctgcctaatatatcccacccactaacaggtgctgtgatgaagagataatcagtgttattcacttcacctgtcagtggtcataatgttatgccttatgataacacatacatatatatcagGCCTTATAACACATATATCAGGTTTTTTGGCTTTAATATAATGTCGTCTAGCACATATCTCAATTTTGATGCCGTTTCTGTTTATTTTGCCAGCATGCCCATGTCTCTATGGGAGAGGTGATTGGACTCCTGGGTGGATCTTACAGTGATGATGAAAAGGTGTTGAGGGTGAGGCCCTTAATGGATTTTAGTacataaaatgatataaaacgtCTTCATTCTTTTTCTAATCAAAAGATTTGAAGGATTTAAAGACTATTTTCACACtgaaagaaaaaatattttacataacagttaataataacacataataataataacagttattgGGCAGCTATGGATTTGGAACAGAAAGCGTCCCATTTGGAATCAAATATTTTTGATAAAAACAGCAAAGCATTGTAGAACATCTTACATGAAAGCAGGGTTCTACTGTTTTGTACAGCTAAGCATGATGAATCATAAAAGTATGTcaaatatttacttattatttcagCTTTCGTTAATGTTTCGTTAATGTGCTTAAGGAAGCTCTAACTGCTTTCACCCAATTACATGGGGTTGCATTTCTCCCATCCCGATAGCAGAACTAATCAGCTCTTGACTCCTGGTCATGAATGGCTTACAACTTATCTGCCACTAAAACTTGTGACCTCTAAATGATACGTTAAATGCTTTTCTTCTGAGCTATTCAGCAGCCACCGTCACATACTGTATTTCTGCTGCTCTAATAATCAGCACCGCAGATAAGAGAACATTTACTGCATCGAGGCAGTGAGATTCTAGTAAGGATGAATAGTGCTAGTGACTGGATCTTatgatgtatctgtgtttgtatgtgtagaTTTGTGTAGCAGAACCATGTAACAGCCTGAGTACTGGAATGCAGTGTGAAATGGATCCTGTCTCCCAAACTCAAGCATCTGAGCTGCTTGAAGCCAAGGGTCACAGTGTAGTTGGTTGGTATCACTCCCATCCAGCCTTTGACCCCAACCCTTCACTCAGAGATATTGACACCCAGGCTAAATACCAGGTATTTAGATTTTGGAGCTTTACTAAGCACTCACTAATATACACAAGCACTGCTAAGCTGACATaatgtgtttttgaaatgaCTAAAACATTATAGCatatttttaattacttttattagggacaaatattaaatattaatcatTCAGGAACTACTTTCACtgctttttttgtgtgtgcatttttcacaattttcctcccaatctagtcgtatccaattacccgattgcattatgcttcctctctactgatattgacctccaccctggttgaggagagcgagactgacacacacccccttcgacacgtgtgcagtgacCGATTGCATCTTTTcgcctgcatgaggcgagttcatatgtggatcagctttgtatacggagagccacaccctgatcaatgcattatcccttgtttctgtgcaggcgccatcaaccagccagcagaggtcataattgcatcagtcatggcACCCCCCTAGAACaaaagccaatcgttgtccgtgaaggcgcccagcctgccggatggcagaattTTTTGGCAGAACTaagttttgaaccgacgagtttgaaatgtcagctctggtgtgctagcgtgttttacccctgcgccacctgagcgcctactTTTACTACTTTTATTGTCGTCTGAAGTCCCTGCCTGATTTTTTGTAAATGGTTTGCACAATTTTTCGACCTTTTGGAGGCGTGTTTGCTGGATTGTGGTTAGATGTCAGTATTTAAATGCACAATATAAACAATAACGCCATCTAGAGGTAGTTTAGGTAGTACCTGCCTGCAGCCAGATCCGTGTCCTATAGAAAacgtatggtgcatcatgaaaatGAGAATCGGACAACAGCATCCACTGACTACTGAGCAGcttaagtcttgtatcaagcaagaataaaAACCAAATCCACTTGCAAAACAGCAACAATTAGTGCATTTagtttccaaaccattaaaaagtctcattaatagcaAAGCTGATGAAACACAGtgttaaacatgcctctgtcccactTTTTTAAGTGTTATGCACACATCAAATTctgaatgtgtttatatttacaaactacagtgATCAGTAAAACACTGgatatcttttctttctacttttgtaagTTAAGATTCAGGACAATTATGTGAAACAAATCTCATATTCTttgtttattgcattttacaaactgtcccaactcttttttgTAGAGTTATTTCTCTCGAGGAGGAGCTCCATTTATAGGGATGATTGTGAGTCCATACAATCCCAGTAATTCCTCCCCTGTATCCCAGAAGACCTGTCTCTTGGTGGAGGAAGAGACCAGTTCTGCAGGCATTCAGAGTATGTACTAAACCTTTCTTTAGCTATAACTTTCAAGTAAGGAAGCATTATAGCATTTCACTATAAAGCTTAAGTATTTCCATTGTTGCTCCTTTTTTCCATAGATAATTATGTTTGAAAAGAGAGTTCTGTACACTTGGTAACAATAAAAGCTGCTTTCAAAATCAAGTGTGAACCAGGACATTAAAACAAGCTTAGATCCACCTTTCAGTGGTGGTAATATTGttggtttaaataaattattttattgtttgtttcttttatgtAGTTGAGTTTTTATATCACTTAGACTAGAGATTGACGTAGAGAGTGCTGTGGTTTAACCCACATAGGAAAACGTTTTGAtccatttgtattatttaaattattactgaTGAAATTCTTACAAATTAAGTTATAAATGGAAGCTTTTTCCATCAGTATGAATATGGTTTTGGATAACCATCATCCATCATGGTATAAAGGTAGCGTTTGTTTctcttactgttctacattactgcaaCATTCTCTACTTTAAGCTGTTTGTCATTAAATCGTGAATAATCATTTATATATGaaactgtttttgttttatattggaTGCAGCACTGTAAGTTTACCTTTGAATAATGGTGGTTGGTTTAAAAGAAATGTAGCAAAAGTTGCATCCTTTGGTTGGGCCCTTGTTTATGACATTTTTACAATGTTACCATACAATAGTTACATGTTTAAGTTAACATTAACCAATGATTTATAAATATAGGTTGATAGTTGTAAGTACTTAAATTGTGCTTTTAATATGCAGTGTAATCGTTGTAGAGATTCAATATTCTGTAATTATTGTTGTGTTTCACAGAAGTTCCATACAAGTTTGACTACCAAGTTTCCACAAAGCATCCTGACTGGATGGAGGTGATGAGAAGAGCAGAATGGGTGGTGTTCAAGTACAGGCAGTCTTACGGGTTAGTGCAAAAGAATTAAAGCAAAATAACCATGCTGATTGATTTGCATTTTGGTCAAAGTTTTAGACACAGTTTGGACCAATTTCCATTTAGGCaagttgttaaaaataaaacagcaacaCTATAATATTAAAACTTGCCTTTTTACTCCACGaagttaattaattatttgtatatttgccCATATTTAGCCACCATAATTTTATCATTTAGAAAAGCTGGGGAAAGAAGTAAAGTGAAGTGTGATATTTCAGACATTATATTTTGTATTCATGTTGGTCATTCAGAAATAGATTAGCTTTTTTAATTCTAAAATATCTGTAACGAATGTGCTCAGATTAGTAATGTGCCTGCATTTTCTTCTGTAATTGttgacagtttttacaccagttGTGCATTAAAAGCCACTGGGAATATATCATTTACTGCATTAGAAGTGGCAAGAGCCAAATAGTTGATCATCATTGCAAACATATTCTTTCTGAGGCAGTAGGTCATTTAATTAAGGTTTGTAAGCCAAGTTTTTAGTTATAAGTACTCTTGTCCATCACATGACTTTGTGACGTCCCAGTGAGTTATAAAACCCATTAAACAGTTGCCATTAAACCAGTGGTTGTTTTTATATACTGAATGGATTTAATTGAAGTAGAAATTGTTATTCACTCTTTTGATAAGGTGTGTACCCATGGAAAGGCTCTACCGGAGAGATTCTTCACTTACATGCCTGGAAAAGGTAACATCATTCATTCTTAACTATAAAATTGTGGCTGTATGGAAGTATATGTGTGCCCACATGTCTTCAGAACCAAGTATTCCAAGTGTTGTAAAAACTGGGTCTTGATCTGTGCTCAGTTAGACAATGTTGCTACAAGGTGAATTTCCTGACTGGCATGCAGCACTAACTAGCAGCTTTTGCTAGACCACTCTTTTTCCAGGTAAATGCTGGCACCATCTCGTGGTTGAGGAGTGAAATTACATGTCCTTCGTATATTATATGTGGCCATATACccacaaggacggattaaggatagtctgggcccctgggcaaacgACGTTatatgacgttataatcctaataaagaaataattataataataaataagtatttaTCTGTTCTACAGATGCTCACGTCCCTCAGGAAGATTCTCACAGAAACACCGGAAACAGAGACTTTTCTGGTCCAGATTGAAACACTGTTCatttcacattttaatgaaaagcaTGAGACTGCACACGCGTCTGGCTTCTCTAATCTTCACGACCTGAACACACAGTCTCCATTACACACTTTTTCTATTTCTGAGGCTGCAGATGACAGTGAAGCACTGGATTTTGAGGGGATGTATATGACTGAGGAAAAGCCAATCACTAAAACTGATACAAGCTTAAATGATTTGAGTTTTACTCAGTAAAAAACAGAACTCTAACACTTAGTCCAAAAATTTTGTAATCATGCACTTCTAAATTGATTATAGGACTAGCCGATATGATTAAAATTCATGTCTCTTTGTTCATAAGATATTAATAGTTATCAGTATTGTTCTTCCTAAATGTTAGTCTTTTTTAATctgtacatgtatgtatgtttatattttgttgtattAATCTTATCTGCTGTAATACAGATCGTTAAATAGAATTATTAATTATACCAATTTCATATTTAACATCCAGCACTGTTAGCTGTTTTATTAGTCAACCAAAAGTTGACTAACAATAGTACCTAAGCCCAATTTTAAACTTGTAACCTGTAAACTTGTAAAAGATGAACATAATGTAGGACAGAATGTAGTTCTTCATCTAGTTGCTCTTACCAGACCTGAGAGACAGTGTAATGTATATGAAGTGTTGTTATAGTAAGAATTGTTATAGTAAGAATTGTTGTAATATAATCTAGGCTGACCTTATGAAAGCAAAACTAATTCTATAATTTACAATGTAAAATACAGTACTTGGTTTTAATAGTTTTGGAACACACGAACAAATTGCACCCAGAGCAAATCAATTGACCAACCTGACTAATATAACTGGATCAAATACAAGTTGCACAGCTTTGCCATTATTCTCACTTTGCTTAATTTAGGATAAATTGGATCTTTTCCTCATGTTAGgactaaacaaacacagacatggaaGTACTTATTTTTTACAGTATTGTTTTTTACAGAAGAAATATCAAGTGTCAAGAATTGCATATATATATTATCATCACTCAGtatgttttgtaataaatattatttcatttattatttcatttataaagttgttttttattatatttatatatatacacacacaaccccaaatcaggaaaaagttgggacagcatggacaataacatgtactttgacttttatttcattgcagacaggatgaacctgagatatttcatgttttgtctggtcaacttcatttcattttttaataaacatccattcctgcatttcaggcctgcaacacaatccaaaaaaattgggacagtaaaacatataccactttgtaatgttgccattccttttcaccacacttaaaaaacgttttgacatcgaggataccaagcctgattcatctgaccacaatacacgtttccactgtgtgatggtccatcctagatgcctccgagcccagagaagtcgacgctgcttctggacatggttaacataaggcttcttttttgcacagtaatttGCACAGGCTAAGATCGTTTGATGCTGGTCTCCTTGTTATACCCAGGTTTAGGTTGACCAccatgggtggtagatcatttagtgttgctgccccgacactgtggaactctcttcctctccctcttcgtctctcttcctctctttctgagtttaaatctcttctTAAAACGTTCTTGTTTACTTAACACTTTCATTCTCATGTTTCTATTTGATTGTTGTTCTTGACTGTAATTACTATGTGAAGCGTCCTTGGGTAttatgaaaggcgctatataagttgaatgtattattattattattattattagtaaagttttaagtggtatttgtgcatgtaactccgtattgtagtgcttggtaaaggtttgccaaagtaatccctcacccatgtggttatatcagttattgttAAGAGttagttcttgatgcagtgctgtctgagggatagaAGATCATGGgctttcagcttaagcttgcgcccttggcctttacgcatttAAATTTCTTGAACTGTTTGAGTCCTTGaactgtttaatgatattatgcactgtagagggagaaatatgcaaatctcttccaatgtttctttgaggttcattgtttttaatcatttcaatgttctcatgcatttgttgacaaactggagatcctttggccatctttgctcatcaaagactcagcctttcctggatgctgcttttgtacctgttcacatcacctttagttttttcacctcattactagacctaaattgccccgtcccgatagcgcatatatatatatatatatatatatatatatatatatatatatatatatatatatatatataatcactTTATAACCCTGCAAGTAGGCAAAGATGATTTCAAAACGGAACTACATTCACATATGGTAGAAGGAGGCGATTGTTGATGTAGCGCACTGTTGCCATGTCCGTGGAATTAGCGCAAAAGTTAGACTTTAAAGCAGCCTCTATAAATGGGTATGTTTATACAAATCTCATTTCGTTTAATTGTTTTCAATAAAAACAGTTGCACTGTTTACACCAATGAAAGTCCAAGTGGGAGTAATTTTACCACGTCAGCACCACGTTGCTCGTCCTCCATTAAATTCCAGGCAGCACCCCGGCCAGTCTCTCACAAAGTCCCTATTTCTAAGCCTGCGGCAACCCGTAACccggggggtattccagaaagcgggttaagtgattaaaccgggtaaattaactcagaattaaggaaAACTCGGGGTTTTCCGTTCCAAAAACCGAGATTAAAGagagcctgtgtcagttactatagcaatttacgctctgaagctaacctgctcgctggcaggttaacttaaacctaacccggggttacACACTTTTCTCATGTAAACCCGGCGGGTTCtttactccaggatccagtggatCCCGACGCGCTAATTATTCGAAGAGATCTTAAACGGAaacgagtcattaaactcagattAGTCATTTCCCGATTAATTTCTCTGcaaacctttccgtttttatcagtcaattcggggagagtggggacggttgcaacaaggggcagttgcaacattattaatcacaatattaataaaaaggcttgttatagcattaattataacattatgaatggaatgttatggattaatatagaatacctttaacacacacacagtttagtaaactaAAATAATTTGTGGTTCAAATTAATTGTAATTAACCCCAAACATGATTGTTAAACTTAAAACAGGGTGTTAAATTAAACTTAAAACAGggtgtgtacatatatatatatatatatatatatacatatatatatatatacacacatatatatatatatatatatatatatatatatatatatatatatatatatatacatatatatatatatacacacatatatatatatatatatatatatatatatatatatatatatatatatatatacatatatatatatacagtcacattaatgaatgaaaacccTATCTGTACACAAGAAAAATTCTgtctttgcaaaattatgtcaaagaatgattttactacatattGAGGTAAATTCaggtattattttttacacatttgcaaTATTACACTTTGTGGATCAGCCCTCACTTCTTTGCAGACTTTATGCATTGCTCTCCGTTTTTTGTATGTTGGTCCATCCAAAAAGTATGCCTAGCATTGAaactcttgtttgtctgtaataaacATCAAAGATAAATGCTACAGAATAGCAGGtttgtctttaataataaagataaaaactgaaaagtaataaaaaaattgctCTGCACCATCTTAAGGATTCTCAAGGgttagtggctgcatggatggagcccacattcccattaaagcaccagcagaaaatgaaaaggattaggtgaacagcagacagaatatccctccacgtacaggtagtgaccattatcttaaaaaataaacaaatgttttaaataaaacagtgtaacatttaatacacattctgcaacttactgttctccatcaagatcttatgtgatgctacccacattacaaatattgaagccaaatggtcaggctctgtgcatgatcactgaaaataaaacagtgcaacGAGTTaatttccttgtccttattctttagtaagaacatttatatttatacacccttcgcactgacacccatcttaaattcaagcaactaaatttctagccttgtctgttttatatgctcaacctgaggatcacactttgcaatttgtttctccagatggaccttgtatatatcatttacacccaacttgaaagaaaaaggcaaaaatagcatgttatgatcaaacatagctttttgtgttctcaatatttcagatatttggtaagacatttttactgttctaagctgagctttggatgtggatggtccctcatctgattcgggactgcccatcacattctgttagaggacagtcacacacattaccatggtagatcaaatgaaatgccatgctctatgtcCAACATATCCTGTACCTCTATAGGCCTCCCAATATCATCCCACCTTGAGGCAGAGGAGATGGTTTCTCTATCAtccttcaacagtgtttttttttttttttggattaaagaacattatttaaacTCATCAGGATCTAGGGACATTTAGCTCACTAACAATTGCAGAAGGCTCAAAACCACACCACCAATCACTGTAGAGATGGCAATATAAAGTGTTCAGActaccaatgcagttcttaatattccacagtttatgcactacaaactaattatttacattaaataaacatgccttgaacatagacagtttttgtattttatttttatctgctgctatgtgcatctgattccacttggattacacctagattgagtaaatgaaagggaaaaaacgtgtaaaatcgtgacaaactgacatattaaacattttgccctatccttctgctaaatgttgaattatgtttcaacaagttttttttattgaatttaaactcacgcattaactcacatttaactaacttttttttgccatttgcgacAT
The sequence above is drawn from the Trichomycterus rosablanca isolate fTriRos1 chromosome 9, fTriRos1.hap1, whole genome shotgun sequence genome and encodes:
- the mysm1 gene encoding histone H2A deubiquitinase MYSM1 isoform X2 — its product is MADELDVVDIEGDECNADKSDLSEAVLLQDQYLQTAWRTDPSILPWTLDSSISNENREVIESMLLEEQYYFAGKKVSNIVWTEDKSKVKKSSVKSSGAPARWGQEEKDLFEKGIAQYGRRWTKIAKLIGTRTVLQVKSYARQYFKNKAKTEGHADMSPAKPRSSLLHAPPVVLSLPSVQPQTDVLANAVRIERLSDDEDVDITDDLSDDTSQPENHLDFRDESKGVTSDGHAEVTSEENSCYFSTLIKSEPAEQTMACYADPSSNALPSPRHENAEDVEHSLPEETEEEDEEMLKVPEQEVMLDKSTIMEEEKQAIPEFFEGRSSKTPERYLKIRNYILQQWENSKPKYLNKTSVRPGLKNCGDVNCIGRIHTYLELIGAINFNCEQAIYNRPRPVDRSRLKESRDSLEAYQLAQRLQSMRTRKRRVRDAWGNWRDARDLEGQTYEHLSAEELAIRREEMRKRQPKASKIPKQRGSFDPFQLVPCKDFGEERQEPFSVIVYAEALLVMDMHAHVSMGEVIGLLGGSYSDDEKVLRICVAEPCNSLSTGMQCEMDPVSQTQASELLEAKGHSVVGWYHSHPAFDPNPSLRDIDTQAKYQSYFSRGGAPFIGMIVSPYNPSNSSPVSQKTCLLVEEETSSAGIQKVPYKFDYQVSTKHPDWMEVMRRAEWVVFKYRQSYGCVPMERLYRRDSSLTCLEKMLTSLRKILTETPETETFLVQIETLFISHFNEKHETAHASGFSNLHDLNTQSPLHTFSISEAADDSEALDFEGMYMTEEKPITKTDTSLNDLSFTQ